A single region of the Geobacillus subterraneus genome encodes:
- the cmr1 gene encoding type III-B CRISPR module RAMP protein Cmr1, which produces MMERYESATATAVVESPYQLVLLTPAAIHGAEPRAQAEFRLPSLRGVWRYFWRTLQDQPNVNDLLREEEIMFGGTRVMKQQSPVHLSMSETVQGAKKENILPHKSSSFTVPALSAGKEVTVTVSVRKRHESKLEMYEWYFQYMLHLAGIGQRSRRGFGAVQWTGHEWNTVEEYANSLHTVLSHLGVASAFSFASRGCIVARTAAVKTPHPILFAVWVGEGKDSASEVLKGFGKASHEANRYGTLGFVHGRDKLASPLWCTVRKIGGRYYPIISEVRTNEQRYNEPRYEQDRKRFLEIVGVRV; this is translated from the coding sequence TGTTGTCGAATCGCCGTATCAGCTTGTATTGTTGACGCCAGCGGCCATTCATGGAGCTGAGCCGCGGGCCCAAGCCGAGTTTCGCCTCCCGTCGCTGCGGGGGGTGTGGCGCTATTTTTGGCGTACGCTCCAGGATCAGCCGAATGTCAATGACCTGCTTCGGGAAGAGGAAATCATGTTTGGTGGAACGAGGGTGATGAAGCAGCAGTCTCCTGTTCATCTATCGATGTCAGAGACGGTGCAGGGAGCGAAAAAAGAAAACATTTTGCCGCACAAGTCGTCTTCCTTCACTGTGCCCGCCCTTTCAGCCGGAAAAGAAGTGACAGTGACGGTTTCGGTGCGGAAACGGCATGAATCAAAGTTGGAGATGTATGAATGGTATTTCCAGTATATGCTTCATCTCGCCGGGATCGGACAACGATCGCGCCGCGGATTTGGGGCGGTGCAGTGGACAGGACACGAGTGGAACACTGTTGAAGAATACGCCAATAGTTTACATACCGTGTTGAGCCATCTCGGGGTGGCATCGGCGTTTTCCTTCGCAAGTCGCGGCTGCATCGTAGCGCGAACCGCAGCTGTGAAGACGCCCCACCCGATATTATTCGCTGTCTGGGTCGGGGAAGGAAAAGATAGCGCGAGCGAAGTGCTGAAGGGGTTTGGAAAAGCGTCCCATGAGGCCAATCGGTACGGAACGCTCGGCTTTGTGCACGGAAGGGATAAGCTCGCTTCGCCATTATGGTGCACAGTAAGGAAAATCGGCGGACGGTATTATCCGATCATCTCAGAAGTGAGGACGAATGAACAGCGGTACAATGAGCCGCGTTACGAACAAGACCGGAAGCGGTTTTTGGAAATCGTTGGGGTGAGGGTATGA